The following proteins are co-located in the Halogeometricum sp. S1BR25-6 genome:
- a CDS encoding HalOD1 output domain-containing protein: protein MSKGMQKGGSVQPEPRISHSTVDPVHNGSIVNNPEEFVTTLVWRIAAELDCDPLALPPLGNQINLDAVRSLATDGRSSISFTCGNCDVFVGHDGQLTVNRIGKESKDDLV from the coding sequence ATGTCGAAGGGGATGCAAAAAGGGGGAAGCGTACAGCCCGAACCGAGAATATCTCACTCAACCGTTGACCCCGTACACAACGGCAGTATCGTCAACAACCCCGAGGAGTTTGTGACGACTCTTGTCTGGCGAATTGCAGCAGAACTTGACTGCGACCCGCTGGCGCTTCCGCCACTTGGAAACCAGATTAATCTCGATGCCGTCAGGTCACTCGCGACTGACGGCCGTTCATCAATCAGCTTCACTTGCGGAAACTGCGACGTTTTCGTTGGGCACGATGGCCAGCTGACCGTCAATCGCATCGGTAAGGAGAGCAAAGATGACCTCGTCTAA
- a CDS encoding SWIM zinc finger family protein yields MDHLLPINFKPTSHVLKRAQYEAFAFSVLDGDIRVRNESHENPATHEYLVTVVNGIPATCECPADAAYEGPCKHRVAIAIRPRILELVTKVQVVADGGTRATDHYEPAESDQCECDKLDDGFPCWDCVRTGRKTLPET; encoded by the coding sequence ATGGATCACCTACTACCCATAAATTTCAAACCGACGAGTCACGTGTTGAAACGAGCACAGTACGAAGCCTTCGCGTTTTCAGTTCTCGACGGTGACATCCGAGTTCGCAACGAGAGCCACGAGAACCCAGCAACCCACGAGTACCTCGTTACCGTCGTCAACGGTATTCCGGCTACTTGTGAATGCCCCGCCGACGCTGCGTATGAAGGCCCATGCAAACATCGGGTCGCCATCGCGATTCGGCCTAGAATCCTCGAACTTGTGACGAAAGTGCAGGTCGTGGCAGACGGCGGAACCAGAGCTACCGACCACTACGAACCTGCTGAGTCGGATCAGTGTGAGTGCGATAAACTCGACGACGGATTTCCCTGCTGGGACTGCGTTCGGACTGGTCGAAAAACGCTCCCTGAGACGTAG
- a CDS encoding type II toxin-antitoxin system VapC family toxin: MPQALVDTSVLFAAAYRRDGAHDDALPILQGIDAAELPEAVILDYVLAETLNGLTTHAGHEAAIDFLDRVEENTHFHIDSLTGDAFATGKALFRQYKRFSFVDACIVAYMQTEGLGYLYAFDDDFDAATDVYRLDTATNPYQPE; encoded by the coding sequence ATGCCGCAAGCACTCGTCGATACATCTGTTCTCTTCGCCGCAGCATATCGCCGGGATGGCGCACATGATGACGCACTTCCCATCCTCCAAGGTATTGATGCTGCTGAGCTTCCAGAAGCGGTCATTCTTGACTACGTTCTTGCCGAGACACTGAACGGACTGACGACACACGCTGGTCACGAGGCTGCTATCGACTTTCTGGATCGTGTCGAAGAGAACACCCACTTTCACATCGATTCGTTGACTGGCGACGCCTTCGCGACTGGGAAGGCACTCTTCCGGCAGTACAAGCGATTTTCATTTGTTGACGCCTGTATCGTCGCGTACATGCAGACTGAAGGCCTCGGATATCTCTACGCATTCGACGACGACTTCGACGCCGCCACGGATGTGTATCGCCTCGACACGGCGACCAATCCCTACCAGCCAGAGTAA
- a CDS encoding AbrB/MazE/SpoVT family DNA-binding domain-containing protein, with translation MSNDSVDSESKVSGNQANIPARIRRELDIDDGDTLRWHIESDGTLRVEIVQQRSGTFGDFTGYDGSQETDVTTDHDAWGVDVN, from the coding sequence ATGAGCAATGACAGCGTCGACTCCGAAAGTAAGGTCTCTGGGAATCAAGCGAATATCCCTGCTCGAATTCGTCGAGAACTCGATATTGACGATGGTGATACGCTCCGCTGGCACATCGAAAGCGACGGTACTCTCCGCGTCGAAATCGTTCAGCAGCGAAGCGGGACATTCGGCGACTTTACCGGCTACGACGGCAGCCAAGAAACCGACGTGACGACCGACCACGACGCTTGGGGCGTCGACGTCAACTAA
- a CDS encoding transcription initiation factor IIB — MATRDIYESDFDEDVSTDNTTACPECNGRVRTNTAETNCEDCGLVIDEQQIDHGPEWRTFDGEESSNKRTGAPLTVARHDRGLSTEIGRWRDASGNQLSARKRRQLGRLRREQRRGRWRSKSERNLAHGLGEVRRIASALGLSETVRDQACQLFRSAKHEDLLRGRSIEAIAAASVYGACRCNSSRVARSEVAERAQVERSRVVNAYKTLNTELGLPVSPVTPRSLIPRLSSELAVEDAVRRRALELAERAHGSAIANGRQPAGVAGACVYIASQEYRRGLRQTDIAEVAGTTAATLRARRDELLTTIDSEDSA, encoded by the coding sequence ATGGCAACGAGAGACATCTACGAGAGTGATTTCGACGAAGACGTATCGACGGATAATACGACGGCGTGCCCAGAGTGCAACGGACGAGTCAGAACGAACACAGCAGAGACAAACTGTGAAGACTGCGGGCTCGTTATCGACGAACAACAAATCGACCACGGACCAGAGTGGCGGACGTTTGACGGCGAGGAGTCCTCCAATAAACGAACGGGGGCACCACTCACCGTGGCACGTCACGACCGCGGTCTCTCGACCGAAATCGGACGCTGGCGAGACGCAAGTGGAAACCAACTCTCAGCACGAAAACGCCGACAGCTCGGCCGACTACGTCGAGAACAGCGCCGGGGCCGGTGGCGGTCGAAAAGTGAGCGGAATCTCGCGCACGGCTTGGGCGAAGTCCGTCGGATCGCGAGTGCGTTGGGACTCTCGGAGACCGTTCGTGATCAGGCCTGCCAGCTCTTCAGAAGCGCCAAGCACGAGGACCTCCTTAGGGGTCGGTCAATCGAAGCGATCGCCGCAGCGAGCGTCTATGGCGCGTGTCGGTGCAACAGCTCAAGAGTGGCGCGAAGTGAAGTCGCTGAAAGAGCACAGGTCGAACGAAGTAGGGTTGTGAACGCATACAAGACGCTGAATACAGAGCTTGGGCTGCCGGTCAGTCCGGTCACACCCCGGTCGCTCATCCCGCGGCTGTCTTCGGAGCTAGCGGTTGAGGATGCTGTTCGGCGACGAGCACTCGAACTGGCAGAGCGGGCGCACGGTTCAGCCATCGCAAACGGGCGTCAGCCAGCAGGGGTTGCTGGCGCTTGCGTCTACATCGCCTCGCAAGAGTACAGACGAGGACTCAGACAAACGGACATCGCGGAGGTCGCTGGAACAACTGCAGCGACGCTTCGTGCTCGACGCGACGAACTCTTGACGACAATCGATTCAGAGGACTCAGCGTAG
- a CDS encoding ATP-binding protein codes for MDQFVNRIDELNRLQALYESDAAELAIIYGRRQIGKSELVRQSIADRDDAVYYQAIQGTATTQLRRFVEAAATTYPDITAVKEEWEPLLTYLSDRDAIIVIDEFPYLIESNEGLPSVIQHLWDTAVDESQSTLVLTGSAIGMIHTHVLDGGAPLYGRVSQRPNGRLELTQLPFRSIQEFVPTYDPEERVFVYGVFGGTPRYLSPLDPSQSLGENITQLLCDPDGPLHDEPETVLQMELNEVNTYFSVLESMASGNRSRNEIAQGAGIESTNTSYYFDRLETLQIIEKHHPALADPTRSKRTRYQIRDSVFRFYFRYLYGREGQYELYGENAYADLIEPELPDFVSETFESLCHQAVPALYADYQLTQVPSQWWYKGREVDVVAPTDGSTLIAGEAKFTNTPLGYDVLSDLEDDVEHIDWTPTTGGEPTYEFALFSRSGFKRSVKEAADERDDLRLFDLSDIVAMLESRADQ; via the coding sequence ATGGACCAGTTCGTCAATCGCATCGATGAGCTCAACCGGTTGCAGGCCCTCTATGAGAGTGACGCTGCAGAACTCGCAATAATTTATGGGCGTCGTCAGATCGGAAAGAGCGAACTCGTCCGCCAATCGATTGCCGACCGTGACGATGCTGTGTACTATCAGGCAATCCAAGGAACAGCGACGACACAGCTCAGGCGATTCGTCGAGGCAGCAGCGACGACCTATCCCGACATCACAGCCGTCAAAGAGGAATGGGAACCGCTCTTAACGTACCTCTCCGACAGAGACGCAATCATCGTCATCGATGAATTCCCGTACCTCATCGAATCGAATGAGGGGCTTCCCTCGGTCATTCAACACCTGTGGGATACGGCCGTCGACGAGAGTCAGTCGACGCTCGTACTCACGGGCTCTGCAATCGGTATGATTCATACCCACGTTCTCGATGGCGGTGCGCCACTCTACGGCCGGGTGTCTCAGAGACCGAATGGTCGCCTCGAACTCACCCAGTTGCCGTTTCGCTCCATCCAAGAGTTCGTGCCGACGTACGATCCCGAAGAACGGGTGTTCGTCTATGGCGTCTTCGGCGGCACACCTCGATATCTCAGTCCTCTCGATCCGTCACAGAGCCTCGGAGAGAACATCACGCAATTGCTTTGCGATCCAGATGGCCCGCTCCATGACGAGCCCGAAACCGTCCTCCAGATGGAGCTCAACGAGGTGAACACGTATTTCTCCGTACTGGAATCGATGGCCAGCGGGAACCGCAGTCGAAATGAGATTGCCCAAGGAGCCGGCATCGAGAGTACCAATACATCGTACTACTTCGACCGACTGGAAACGCTCCAAATCATCGAGAAACACCATCCGGCACTCGCCGATCCGACGCGTAGCAAGCGGACCCGGTACCAGATTCGAGATTCCGTATTCCGGTTTTACTTCCGGTATCTCTACGGCCGCGAGGGACAGTACGAACTCTACGGCGAAAACGCCTACGCAGATCTCATCGAACCGGAACTTCCCGACTTCGTCAGCGAAACGTTCGAATCGCTCTGTCACCAGGCAGTGCCGGCGCTCTATGCAGACTACCAGCTCACACAGGTACCAAGCCAGTGGTGGTACAAGGGCCGGGAGGTAGACGTCGTCGCACCAACCGACGGGTCGACGCTGATCGCTGGCGAAGCGAAGTTCACCAACACCCCGCTCGGCTATGATGTGCTTTCGGATCTCGAAGACGACGTGGAGCACATCGACTGGACGCCCACCACAGGTGGTGAGCCGACGTATGAATTTGCCTTGTTCAGCCGCTCTGGGTTCAAACGCTCCGTCAAGGAAGCTGCAGACGAACGTGACGACCTCCGTCTCTTCGATTTGTCCGATATCGTTGCCATGCTCGAGAGTAGAGCCGACCAGTAA
- a CDS encoding ribbon-helix-helix protein, CopG family, which translates to MATDLTERVQEIAEARGIPESEILEQALERGVEDLWVDLILSRYTNDEIDRATAIELVGRDRVKRAERELQAVEDDIRWGLNA; encoded by the coding sequence ATGGCCACGGATCTCACCGAACGGGTGCAAGAAATCGCGGAAGCGCGAGGCATCCCCGAGTCGGAGATCCTCGAACAGGCGCTGGAGCGCGGTGTCGAAGACCTCTGGGTAGATCTCATCCTCTCCCGATACACGAACGACGAAATCGATCGAGCAACAGCGATCGAACTCGTTGGTCGCGACCGCGTCAAGCGTGCAGAACGCGAGCTGCAGGCAGTCGAAGACGATATTCGGTGGGGCCTGAATGCGTGA
- a CDS encoding nucleic acid-binding protein: MIVAVADTGPLIHLNEVDALQLLSVVDELLIPQTVYEELKTGTVPSALSTIEYELIEAEITERTADLDPGETAALAVASERSAVLLTDDLAARDAAEDIDVEVHGSIGIIVLGYTRGELTKSKAAELMRALQTETSGSVEILRELQVRLVV; this comes from the coding sequence GTGATCGTTGCGGTCGCTGACACAGGCCCACTCATCCACCTCAACGAAGTTGATGCGCTTCAGTTGCTCTCAGTAGTTGATGAACTCCTCATCCCACAAACGGTATACGAGGAACTCAAGACAGGTACGGTTCCGTCGGCACTCAGTACCATCGAGTACGAGCTCATCGAGGCAGAGATAACTGAACGCACCGCTGATTTAGACCCTGGCGAGACTGCTGCTCTTGCGGTTGCATCTGAGCGCTCAGCTGTCCTTTTGACTGACGACCTCGCTGCAAGAGACGCTGCCGAGGACATCGATGTTGAGGTGCATGGTTCAATCGGTATCATTGTTCTCGGCTACACTCGTGGGGAACTCACTAAATCGAAAGCAGCCGAGCTGATGCGAGCACTCCAAACAGAAACCAGCGGCTCTGTTGAAATCCTCAGGGAGTTACAGGTACGTCTGGTAGTCTGA
- a CDS encoding IS5 family transposase: MEALPKSQLLRFVEQAIHLARRAVNHYSSKFSKRRYTLHQHIVLLCLKVRKNTTYRTLLDELIEMPRIRKAIDLEELPSPSTLCKAFSRLDMAVWRVLLNLSVTLLPTNGVVGIDASGFDRSHASKHYTKRTKLTIQQLKVTLLVDTRANAIIDLHVTTTRKHDSQIAPPLIKRNAENVTILLGDKGYDDQKVRAVARKTGVRPLIKHREFSSLHKAWNARLDADLYGQRSQNETVNSRLKRKYGAFVRSRHWWKQFRELAVGCLTHNIDKTL; encoded by the coding sequence ATGGAAGCCCTTCCGAAATCGCAGTTGCTCCGGTTCGTTGAGCAAGCGATCCACTTGGCACGCCGAGCTGTCAATCACTACTCATCGAAGTTCTCCAAACGCCGGTACACACTCCACCAGCACATCGTTTTACTCTGTCTCAAAGTTCGGAAGAACACGACTTACAGGACGCTTCTCGACGAACTCATCGAGATGCCACGCATTCGGAAAGCCATCGATCTTGAGGAACTCCCCTCCCCCTCAACGTTGTGTAAGGCGTTCAGTCGGCTCGATATGGCGGTCTGGCGGGTTCTTCTCAACCTCTCAGTTACGCTTCTCCCGACCAATGGTGTCGTTGGGATCGACGCCTCCGGGTTCGACCGCAGTCACGCCTCAAAGCACTACACGAAGCGCACGAAGTTGACGATTCAGCAGTTGAAAGTCACGCTACTCGTAGACACGAGAGCGAATGCTATCATTGATCTCCACGTGACGACGACCAGAAAACATGACTCCCAGATTGCACCGCCGCTCATCAAGCGGAATGCCGAGAATGTGACAATCCTCCTCGGTGATAAGGGATACGACGACCAGAAGGTTCGCGCGGTAGCCCGTAAGACTGGTGTTCGACCGCTCATCAAGCACCGCGAGTTCTCGTCGCTCCACAAAGCGTGGAACGCTCGGTTGGATGCCGATCTCTATGGCCAACGGAGTCAGAACGAGACGGTGAACTCTCGCCTCAAACGGAAATATGGCGCGTTCGTCCGCTCACGGCACTGGTGGAAGCAGTTCCGTGAACTCGCTGTTGGCTGTCTCACTCACAACATCGACAAGACACTCTGA
- a CDS encoding YgaP-like transmembrane domain, with the protein MVLYAAADLLITGLMQWCLTNYLLGINTCRENAAK; encoded by the coding sequence ATCGTCCTCTACGCTGCCGCGGATCTGCTCATCACCGGCCTCATGCAGTGGTGCCTGACAAACTACCTGTTAGGAATCAACACGTGTCGAGAGAACGCTGCCAAGTAA
- a CDS encoding aconitate hydratase: protein MPGTVTEKLIDDHLVDGQLKPGKEIALEIDQTLTQDATGTMVMLELEAMNVEHLESELSAQYVDHNLIQEDNKNPDDHLFLNSACEKWGIWFSPAGNGVSHPVHQERFGVPGKTLLGSDSHTPAAGAMGMLAIGSGGLDIAMAMAGEPYHVNAPEVWGVELRGELPDWCSAKDVILEMLRRHDVDGGVGRVIEYHGSGLDTLTAMDRHVIANMGTELGATSTVFPADDAVKQFLAQQEREDEFQELRADDDAEYHVTETIRLDEIEPLIAKPSSPGNVVPVTEVAGEDIYQAYIGSSANPGLRDFAVPAMIVKGERVPPEVSFDVNPTSRQMLENLTEMGHLGALYASGARVHQAGCNGCIGMGQAPASGRNSLRTVPRNFPGRTGTREDSVFLCSPETAAASALTGEITDPRTLEETHGIDYPDWTEPEEIIVDESALSPPPENPGGELEKGPNVKSLPEFERVPDAITGPVLMKVGDDISTDEIMPAGSDVLPYRSNIPRISEWVFDQVEQGFYKRAQDQGAPWMVVGGSNYGQGSSREHAALAPYYLGMRAALAVSYARIHWQNLVNFGIVPLEFTDRADYDAIDQGDTLELPAVREELQNGREVTVRNATQDTTFAAEHSLSLRQIEIVLQGGLIEDFKQ, encoded by the coding sequence ATGCCTGGAACAGTAACCGAGAAACTCATCGATGACCATCTCGTCGACGGTCAGCTGAAGCCGGGCAAGGAGATTGCCCTGGAGATCGATCAGACGCTCACCCAAGACGCCACCGGGACGATGGTGATGCTCGAACTCGAGGCGATGAACGTCGAGCACCTCGAAAGCGAGCTCTCCGCACAGTACGTCGACCACAACCTCATCCAGGAGGATAACAAGAACCCGGACGACCACCTGTTTCTGAACAGTGCCTGCGAGAAGTGGGGCATCTGGTTCTCTCCCGCCGGGAACGGCGTCTCCCACCCCGTCCACCAAGAACGGTTCGGCGTGCCGGGCAAGACCCTGCTTGGCTCCGACTCACACACGCCGGCCGCGGGAGCGATGGGCATGCTCGCGATCGGCTCCGGTGGCCTCGACATCGCCATGGCGATGGCCGGCGAGCCCTACCACGTGAACGCACCGGAGGTCTGGGGTGTGGAGTTACGTGGGGAACTCCCCGACTGGTGCAGCGCCAAAGACGTCATCCTCGAAATGCTCCGTCGCCACGATGTCGACGGCGGCGTCGGACGTGTCATCGAGTACCACGGCTCCGGGCTGGACACCCTAACTGCGATGGACCGCCACGTGATCGCCAACATGGGCACCGAGCTGGGGGCCACCAGCACCGTCTTCCCCGCCGACGACGCCGTCAAACAGTTCCTCGCCCAGCAGGAGCGCGAGGACGAGTTCCAGGAGTTACGGGCCGACGACGACGCCGAGTACCACGTGACCGAGACCATCCGGCTCGACGAGATCGAACCGTTGATCGCCAAGCCATCTAGCCCCGGAAACGTCGTCCCGGTAACGGAGGTGGCGGGCGAGGACATCTACCAAGCCTACATCGGGTCCAGCGCGAACCCCGGGCTCCGTGACTTCGCGGTACCGGCGATGATCGTGAAGGGCGAGCGGGTCCCCCCGGAGGTCAGCTTCGACGTGAACCCAACTTCCCGACAGATGCTGGAGAATTTGACGGAGATGGGGCACCTCGGAGCGTTATACGCGAGCGGCGCTCGCGTCCATCAGGCGGGGTGCAACGGCTGTATCGGGATGGGGCAGGCACCGGCCTCCGGCCGCAACAGCCTCCGAACGGTCCCACGGAACTTCCCCGGGCGCACCGGCACCCGCGAGGACAGCGTGTTCCTCTGCAGTCCCGAGACCGCGGCGGCGAGTGCGCTCACCGGTGAGATCACGGATCCGCGAACCCTCGAAGAGACGCACGGGATCGACTACCCCGACTGGACCGAACCCGAGGAGATCATCGTTGACGAATCGGCGCTGAGCCCACCGCCGGAGAACCCGGGCGGCGAACTCGAGAAAGGACCCAACGTGAAATCACTGCCCGAGTTCGAACGTGTCCCGGACGCGATCACTGGCCCGGTGTTGATGAAAGTTGGCGACGACATCTCGACCGACGAGATAATGCCCGCTGGTTCGGACGTGCTCCCCTACCGATCGAACATCCCGAGGATCAGCGAGTGGGTGTTCGACCAGGTCGAGCAGGGGTTCTACAAGCGAGCCCAAGACCAGGGCGCGCCGTGGATGGTTGTCGGCGGGTCGAACTACGGTCAGGGGAGTTCACGCGAGCACGCAGCCCTCGCGCCGTATTACTTGGGGATGCGGGCGGCGCTGGCGGTCAGCTACGCGCGCATCCACTGGCAGAACCTCGTGAACTTCGGCATCGTGCCCCTCGAGTTCACCGACCGCGCCGACTACGACGCCATCGACCAGGGCGACACGCTCGAACTGCCCGCCGTGCGTGAGGAGCTACAGAACGGGCGAGAGGTCACCGTGCGCAACGCCACGCAGGACACGACGTTTGCGGCCGAGCACAGTTTGAGCTTGCGCCAGATTGAGATCGTGCTGCAAGGCGGGTTGATCGAGGACTTCAAGCAGTAA
- a CDS encoding metal-dependent transcriptional regulator codes for MVTPKVEDYLKAIYYLQDGDIPAASSEIASAIGVKPPTVTTMLQRMDDDGLVHYESYQGARLTERGEKGALKVLRNHRLLELFLTEELGYDWAEVHDEADVLEHHLSETLVERIEVLLGSPAVDPHGEPIPTADLEIRECETQQSLAECQEGTVAVVSEVRESRADVLSYLANSGISLGTELEVVETAPFGMITCKVRTTEKPLSLPTDVAADIYVSRPAEPAESEQRQYNEA; via the coding sequence ATGGTGACCCCGAAAGTCGAAGATTATCTGAAGGCGATATACTACCTTCAGGACGGAGACATCCCGGCCGCGTCATCCGAGATTGCGTCCGCGATAGGGGTCAAACCACCAACCGTGACGACGATGTTGCAGCGAATGGACGACGATGGTCTCGTACATTACGAGAGTTATCAGGGTGCTCGTCTCACCGAGCGTGGTGAGAAGGGGGCGCTCAAAGTGCTCCGCAACCATCGGCTACTCGAACTCTTCCTGACCGAGGAGCTCGGATACGATTGGGCAGAGGTACACGACGAAGCAGACGTCCTCGAACATCATCTGAGCGAGACGTTAGTCGAGCGAATCGAAGTGCTCCTCGGGTCGCCTGCGGTAGACCCACATGGAGAACCGATTCCTACTGCCGACCTCGAAATTCGAGAATGCGAGACACAGCAGTCGTTAGCGGAGTGTCAAGAGGGAACGGTTGCGGTCGTTTCTGAGGTGCGAGAAAGCCGCGCAGACGTTCTATCGTATCTTGCGAACTCTGGGATCTCGCTTGGAACGGAACTCGAAGTGGTCGAAACCGCGCCATTCGGGATGATCACATGCAAAGTGAGGACGACAGAGAAACCGCTCTCGCTCCCGACTGATGTCGCTGCAGACATATACGTATCACGGCCTGCTGAACCGGCCGAAAGCGAACAGAGACAGTACAACGAGGCGTAA
- a CDS encoding multicopper oxidase domain-containing protein, producing the protein MPSQDYSQAAKLSERLEQRLVDSLESDFKTTRRAVLGGLGLAGSAALTGIGRADSDEHHGPGEDSHGNFGATGEYSDTDFDPHEFLYQFNTGRGEQKNVPQDVYEENGRTVREFTFQAVDTTVSIAPGIEFPAWAYNGQVPGPTIRAVEGDLIRVKFENLGRHAHTIHPHLRNLNPEMDGIPQNGPGVLNTGESFTYEWIAQPAGVHFYHCHSLPLKEHIHRGLYGAIIIDPDPDRVTQRPEEYCDFHRSQITDELRAELVAEAKTRNHEYAENDPINEMVMVMNGFDTNFDGGNEVYAANTRAFAYSVGETDGRGNWKAGETKRPIQIDGQQRQRVYLANATEFDLINSFHTHSQFFDYYDHGTTLTPTLQTVDTVMQCQAQRGIIELDYSDHDPGLYMFHAHQSEFAELGWMSFFEVV; encoded by the coding sequence ATGCCTTCACAAGATTATTCACAAGCAGCAAAGTTATCAGAGAGATTGGAGCAACGACTAGTAGACTCGCTCGAATCGGATTTCAAGACCACTCGACGGGCAGTTCTCGGGGGGCTTGGTCTCGCAGGGAGCGCCGCTCTCACTGGAATCGGACGGGCAGACAGCGACGAGCATCATGGTCCAGGAGAGGATTCACACGGAAATTTCGGTGCGACCGGAGAATATAGCGACACGGACTTTGACCCACACGAGTTCCTCTACCAGTTCAACACAGGCCGTGGTGAACAAAAGAACGTCCCGCAGGACGTCTACGAGGAGAACGGCCGAACCGTTCGGGAGTTTACCTTCCAAGCGGTCGATACCACCGTTAGCATCGCCCCTGGCATCGAATTTCCGGCATGGGCCTACAACGGCCAGGTACCCGGCCCGACCATTCGAGCCGTCGAGGGCGATCTCATTCGTGTGAAGTTCGAAAACCTCGGACGACACGCCCACACCATCCACCCGCATCTCCGGAACCTCAATCCGGAGATGGACGGGATCCCGCAGAACGGACCGGGCGTCCTCAATACGGGTGAGTCGTTCACGTACGAGTGGATCGCTCAACCCGCAGGCGTCCACTTCTATCACTGTCACTCGCTCCCGCTGAAAGAGCACATCCACCGGGGACTGTACGGGGCAATCATCATCGACCCAGATCCGGATCGTGTCACCCAGCGACCAGAGGAGTACTGTGACTTCCACCGCTCGCAGATCACCGACGAACTCCGTGCGGAACTCGTCGCCGAGGCGAAAACGCGGAATCACGAGTACGCCGAGAACGACCCCATCAACGAGATGGTGATGGTGATGAACGGCTTCGACACCAACTTCGACGGCGGCAACGAGGTGTACGCCGCCAACACGCGGGCGTTCGCCTACAGCGTCGGCGAGACCGACGGCCGAGGGAACTGGAAAGCCGGGGAGACCAAGCGCCCGATCCAGATCGACGGCCAGCAGCGCCAGCGAGTCTACCTGGCCAACGCGACGGAGTTCGACCTCATCAATTCGTTCCACACCCACTCGCAGTTCTTCGACTACTACGACCACGGGACGACACTGACGCCGACGCTCCAAACGGTGGACACGGTCATGCAGTGTCAGGCACAGCGTGGTATCATCGAGCTGGACTACTCCGATCACGACCCGGGACTGTACATGTTCCATGCCCACCAGTCAGAGTTCGCTGAACTTGGCTGGATGAGCTTCTTCGAGGTGGTCTAA